One genomic region from Maridesulfovibrio frigidus DSM 17176 encodes:
- a CDS encoding radical SAM protein produces the protein MKKVEPYSGFEQGPIRPPSEAGSLLLRLTRNCPWNHCTFCSLYKGTKFTLRPVEHVLQDIDTVHRAVELILEAQSETGGIPYSRMASLGQDGGIDRQAFHAAQNFIANGMKSIFLQDGNSLIMKVDDLVQILEHIKKAFPAVDRVTSYARSQSVAKISDEDLFRIASAGLNRIHIGMESGSDKVLKSVKKGVDKAAQILAGQKLKRAGIELSEYFMPGLGGRNLSRENALETAESMNQINPDFIRLRTLALPNATPLAASHEAGEFDKMGDVETAQELLLFLESLEGITSTVKSDHILNLFSEVEGTLPADKEKMMAPIRDFLKMSPRDQMVYCIGRRTHSLSRLVDLSDPVRRIHAERTCVELGANVEKMDEIIDSIMKRFI, from the coding sequence ATGAAAAAGGTTGAGCCATATTCAGGGTTTGAGCAAGGACCAATCCGTCCTCCAAGTGAGGCCGGTAGTCTTCTTTTGCGCTTAACCCGCAATTGTCCATGGAATCATTGTACCTTTTGCTCTTTGTACAAAGGGACGAAGTTTACACTGCGGCCTGTCGAACATGTACTGCAAGATATTGATACTGTGCACCGTGCTGTGGAATTGATTTTGGAGGCTCAAAGCGAAACCGGCGGTATTCCATATAGCCGAATGGCGTCTCTTGGACAGGATGGTGGTATTGATAGGCAGGCTTTTCATGCTGCACAAAATTTTATTGCAAACGGTATGAAGTCTATTTTTCTGCAAGATGGCAACAGCTTGATCATGAAAGTTGATGATCTTGTGCAGATTCTTGAGCACATCAAAAAAGCCTTTCCGGCTGTCGATAGAGTTACTTCATATGCACGTTCGCAAAGTGTCGCAAAAATCAGTGATGAGGATCTTTTTCGTATTGCTAGTGCTGGCCTGAATAGAATTCACATAGGCATGGAATCCGGCTCGGATAAGGTGCTGAAAAGTGTCAAAAAAGGGGTCGACAAAGCAGCGCAAATTTTGGCTGGGCAAAAGTTAAAGCGCGCTGGAATAGAGTTGTCTGAGTATTTTATGCCTGGGCTTGGCGGTAGAAATCTTTCCCGTGAAAATGCGCTTGAAACGGCTGAATCCATGAACCAGATTAATCCTGATTTTATTCGTTTGCGGACTTTGGCTCTGCCGAATGCAACACCGCTTGCCGCAAGTCATGAAGCAGGTGAATTTGATAAAATGGGTGATGTTGAAACTGCTCAGGAATTACTTTTATTTCTAGAGTCTCTGGAGGGTATAACCTCTACCGTAAAAAGTGATCACATCCTCAATCTTTTTTCCGAGGTGGAAGGTACTCTTCCTGCTGACAAAGAAAAGATGATGGCGCCGATTCGTGATTTTTTAAAAATGTCCCCACGCGATCAGATGGTTTATTGCATCGGCAGAAGAACTCATTCCCTGTCACGGCTGGTTGACTTAAGTGATCCTGTCAGACGTATTCATGCAGAGCGAACCTGCGTTGAGCTTGGTGCAAATGTTGAAAAAATGGACGAAATTATCGATTCCATTATGAAACGTTTTATCTAG
- a CDS encoding aldo/keto reductase: MAGIKKFQILGNSDIKISSIGLGCMGLSEFYGEPTSEAEATKLIHHAMECGVNFFDTADMYGAGHNEKLIAAALKGRREQAVIATKFGIVREGNEYARNVCGKPEYVRKSCHDSLRRLNTDYIDLYYIHRIDADTPIEETIGEMAKLVKEGKIKSIGLSEASVETLRRAHATHPVSALQSEYSMLTREPENEILAMTRELGITFVPYSPICRGLLSSSKPLENDPADVRKMLPRFQKEAYENNKSIAESLTQIADQKGCSLAQLSLAWVIAQGENIVPIPGTTKIKNLDSNVGSMNVSFTEKELRDIDTLLTKHKVIGDRYTQEGMKGVNV; this comes from the coding sequence ATGGCAGGTATTAAAAAATTTCAGATTTTAGGAAACAGCGACATCAAGATATCAAGCATTGGACTTGGATGCATGGGGTTAAGTGAGTTTTATGGAGAACCGACCTCCGAAGCAGAAGCAACTAAGCTCATTCACCACGCGATGGAATGCGGAGTAAACTTCTTCGATACCGCAGATATGTACGGAGCAGGACACAATGAAAAGCTAATTGCGGCAGCCCTTAAAGGCAGGCGCGAGCAAGCTGTGATCGCAACAAAATTCGGTATTGTACGCGAAGGAAATGAATACGCCCGCAATGTTTGTGGCAAACCGGAATATGTACGCAAATCCTGCCATGACAGCTTGCGCAGACTGAATACGGATTACATAGATTTGTACTACATCCATCGCATAGATGCAGACACTCCGATCGAGGAGACTATTGGCGAAATGGCTAAGCTGGTTAAGGAAGGCAAAATAAAATCTATCGGACTATCCGAAGCGTCAGTTGAAACTCTTCGCAGAGCACATGCGACTCATCCAGTTTCAGCATTGCAATCGGAATATTCCATGCTCACACGTGAACCGGAAAATGAAATATTGGCCATGACGCGCGAACTGGGCATAACATTTGTCCCTTACAGCCCAATCTGCCGCGGCCTATTGAGTTCCAGCAAACCATTAGAGAATGACCCCGCTGATGTAAGAAAAATGCTGCCACGCTTCCAAAAAGAAGCATACGAAAACAATAAGTCCATAGCGGAAAGCTTGACCCAAATAGCAGATCAAAAGGGATGCTCGCTGGCTCAGCTTTCTCTAGCATGGGTTATCGCGCAGGGCGAAAACATCGTCCCAATACCGGGCACAACCAAAATCAAAAACCTTGATTCCAATGTGGGTTCCATGAATGTTTCATTCACGGAAAAAGAATTAAGAGATATAGATACTCTTTTAACCAAGCACAAAGTGATTGGAGACAGGTACACTCAAGAAGGGATGAAAGGCGTTAATGTTTAG
- a CDS encoding aldehyde ferredoxin oxidoreductase C-terminal domain-containing protein, protein MNLLHVDMTTGLVTEGPPPKRYESFGGRGLTSAMISNLVPPDCDPFGAENLLIFAPGFLGGTPFANSGRLSVGAKSPLTGGIKESNVGGTMAKAISNHGIDAVVVRGKAPEGTLYHLVIDENGKGTLIDAGDCRGMRNYELAELLLSKLGENNAISSIGPAGEMMLTSASIQTTDTDGHPSRAAGRGGLGAVMGAKGLKALVVSKSGRQSKDIKQVDDFNDASKRFASAVVKDGWSGQVLPQFGTASILANTNAAGALPTRNARQGSFEGADKIDGNILAETIRERGGKTAHKGCSQCVIKCSNIYVDEAGKPITSALEYETLWAMGAMICNDDLDSIARLDFLCDDIGLDTMNTGTAIAVAMDSGHISFGDSKGAIALVESVAEGTEMGLLIGAGPDAVGKYFGNPRVPAVKGQSIAGYDPRAMPGMGVTYATSPMGADHTAGFIGGASGAADMLMGMSKSSQIHAAALDCSGVCMFAQSGGLHTIFEAITALTGKPFGNSEWTELGTNCLSAEIDFNHRAGLTEEFDRLPVFFHEEPLLPTQSELSYNVDDLCGTFASIRASAGGL, encoded by the coding sequence ATGAACTTATTGCATGTCGATATGACAACAGGCCTAGTTACTGAAGGCCCCCCTCCGAAACGTTATGAAAGCTTTGGTGGGCGCGGTTTGACTTCAGCCATGATCAGCAATCTTGTTCCACCGGATTGTGACCCTTTCGGTGCGGAAAATCTTTTAATTTTTGCTCCCGGATTTCTCGGAGGTACTCCCTTTGCTAATTCTGGGCGTCTTTCTGTAGGAGCAAAGAGTCCCCTCACTGGCGGTATCAAAGAGAGTAATGTCGGTGGTACAATGGCTAAGGCTATTTCAAATCATGGGATTGATGCCGTTGTGGTCAGAGGTAAGGCTCCTGAAGGAACTTTGTATCATTTAGTGATAGATGAGAATGGCAAGGGTACGCTTATTGATGCCGGAGATTGCCGCGGGATGCGCAATTATGAATTGGCAGAACTTTTATTGAGTAAATTGGGTGAAAACAACGCTATCTCGTCCATTGGGCCGGCTGGTGAAATGATGCTGACAAGTGCATCAATTCAGACAACTGATACCGATGGGCATCCAAGCAGGGCCGCAGGGCGCGGTGGACTAGGGGCTGTCATGGGTGCCAAAGGGCTTAAGGCTCTTGTCGTTTCAAAAAGTGGCAGACAATCAAAAGATATAAAGCAAGTTGATGATTTTAATGATGCTTCAAAACGATTCGCATCTGCTGTTGTAAAAGACGGATGGAGCGGACAGGTTTTGCCGCAGTTTGGTACTGCAAGCATTCTTGCAAATACCAATGCTGCCGGAGCCTTGCCGACTCGTAATGCGCGGCAGGGCAGCTTCGAGGGAGCTGATAAAATTGATGGGAATATTTTAGCGGAAACTATCCGTGAACGTGGTGGCAAGACTGCGCATAAAGGGTGCAGCCAGTGCGTTATAAAGTGTTCCAATATTTATGTGGATGAAGCTGGCAAACCTATTACATCCGCTCTCGAATATGAGACTCTATGGGCTATGGGTGCAATGATCTGTAATGACGATTTGGATAGCATCGCCCGTCTTGATTTTCTTTGCGATGATATAGGCCTTGATACCATGAACACTGGAACCGCTATAGCTGTTGCAATGGATTCAGGACATATCTCTTTTGGTGATTCTAAAGGCGCCATCGCATTAGTGGAAAGTGTAGCAGAAGGAACCGAAATGGGACTGCTTATCGGTGCAGGTCCGGATGCTGTGGGGAAATATTTTGGAAACCCCAGAGTACCTGCTGTTAAAGGTCAGAGCATCGCAGGATATGATCCCCGCGCCATGCCCGGTATGGGCGTGACTTATGCCACGTCTCCTATGGGAGCGGATCATACCGCTGGTTTTATAGGGGGCGCTAGTGGGGCAGCAGACATGTTGATGGGCATGTCAAAGTCCTCTCAGATTCATGCCGCTGCGCTGGATTGCTCCGGTGTGTGCATGTTTGCGCAGTCTGGTGGTTTGCATACTATTTTTGAGGCTATTACAGCTTTAACTGGAAAGCCGTTTGGCAATAGTGAGTGGACAGAATTGGGAACTAATTGTCTGTCCGCAGAGATCGATTTTAATCATCGCGCTGGGCTAACTGAAGAGTTCGACAGGTTACCAGTCTTTTTTCATGAGGAACCTTTGCTACCGACTCAGAGTGAACTTTCTTATAATGTGGATGATTTGTGCGGGACATTTGCTTCAATCAGAGCGTCGGCAGGGGGTCTGTAA
- a CDS encoding AraC family transcriptional regulator, with amino-acid sequence MKRTDIIEDIEKMVSDMTPKEGYSDTHLSEVSLFRAENNYLDIPLLYNQCLCIIVRGSKDVSLKGKTLTYDPNHFLVVPTIMPFECETYATHDNPFFGITISVDYIIVQDILDQLGEKFTASSVALAPNPGAYLEDLTEDILEPTLRLLNSLREKKDADVLGKQTLRELYYRTLMGSNGHILASAARGKSSYAKIAKALRIIHEDCSASLDVTNLAEKANMSVRSFHDHFKTVTTYSPLQYLKRIRLDKARLLLANQGLQANVTAHMVGYESTSQFSREFKRYFGYSPKDTQKEFLQNLVR; translated from the coding sequence ATGAAGAGAACAGATATAATAGAAGATATTGAAAAAATGGTAAGTGATATGACCCCGAAAGAAGGGTATTCAGATACTCATTTAAGTGAAGTCAGCTTGTTCAGGGCAGAAAATAACTATCTCGATATTCCACTTCTCTACAATCAATGCCTTTGCATTATTGTTCGCGGAAGCAAAGACGTTAGCCTAAAAGGGAAAACGCTCACTTACGATCCCAATCATTTTTTGGTAGTACCGACCATAATGCCCTTCGAATGTGAAACCTACGCAACTCATGACAATCCCTTTTTCGGGATCACTATTTCCGTAGACTACATTATCGTGCAGGACATTCTTGACCAGCTCGGGGAAAAATTTACAGCATCGAGCGTAGCTCTCGCCCCCAACCCTGGAGCGTATCTGGAAGATCTGACGGAAGATATTCTTGAACCGACGTTACGCTTGCTCAACTCACTTAGAGAAAAAAAAGACGCAGACGTACTAGGTAAGCAAACGTTGCGGGAGCTCTATTACCGCACTCTGATGGGCAGCAATGGACACATTCTCGCTTCTGCCGCCAGAGGGAAAAGTTCATATGCAAAAATAGCAAAAGCGCTGCGAATTATACATGAGGACTGCTCCGCATCACTGGATGTTACTAATTTAGCTGAAAAGGCGAACATGAGCGTGCGTTCATTTCACGACCACTTCAAAACAGTAACGACCTATTCCCCGCTACAATATCTGAAACGAATAAGGCTCGATAAGGCCAGGCTGTTATTAGCAAATCAAGGACTGCAGGCCAACGTAACCGCCCACATGGTCGGGTATGAGTCCACGTCACAATTCAGCCGAGAATTTAAGAGATATTTTGGCTATTCGCCCAAAGATACTCAGAAGGAATTTTTGCAGAATCTGGTTCGCTAA
- a CDS encoding LysR substrate-binding domain-containing protein: protein METRQLKYFLAVAEELHFGNAARRLNISQPPLSQQIMKFEYELGVKLFERNKRSVRLTAAGESLLTDARTILKSIDKAKCSLQSVALGEKGRLSIGYIGPAMDGSLSEIIREYKTKYPDVTFTLNEMSTNSQLEELQQGRIDVGVARIFRHDLGGLECKVFHKESYALAIPMGHSFVDKSVVDVAELAGEPLIFFPREVQPHLYDEWIRVFTEDGFTPDVVQEASTKSATVALVAAGIGVGIVPESIAKRRPGGVFFKPLTGNIPSLEIHVVYKVKDGFPALVNFLDLINKL from the coding sequence ATGGAAACAAGACAACTAAAATATTTTTTAGCGGTGGCAGAAGAGCTTCATTTTGGTAACGCAGCCAGACGCCTTAATATCTCCCAGCCTCCGCTAAGTCAGCAGATTATGAAATTCGAATATGAACTTGGCGTGAAGCTTTTTGAGCGTAATAAGCGATCTGTAAGGCTTACTGCAGCAGGTGAATCGCTGCTAACTGATGCACGCACAATACTGAAATCTATTGATAAGGCTAAATGCAGTTTGCAGTCGGTGGCTCTCGGAGAAAAGGGACGGCTTAGCATCGGCTACATCGGCCCTGCGATGGATGGCTCACTCTCTGAAATTATTCGTGAGTATAAAACTAAATATCCTGATGTGACTTTCACATTGAATGAGATGTCCACCAATTCACAACTTGAAGAGCTTCAACAGGGGCGAATTGATGTTGGTGTAGCCAGAATTTTTAGACATGATTTAGGCGGTCTTGAGTGCAAGGTGTTTCATAAAGAATCATATGCACTCGCGATACCTATGGGACACAGTTTTGTTGATAAGTCTGTCGTTGATGTTGCAGAATTGGCGGGAGAGCCTTTAATCTTCTTTCCGCGCGAGGTTCAGCCTCATTTATATGATGAATGGATTAGAGTCTTCACGGAGGACGGGTTTACGCCTGATGTAGTTCAAGAGGCGTCGACTAAGTCCGCAACGGTGGCACTTGTTGCTGCCGGAATCGGGGTTGGCATTGTGCCGGAGAGTATTGCAAAGCGCAGGCCCGGGGGAGTATTTTTTAAACCACTGACGGGGAATATTCCTTCGCTTGAAATACATGTGGTCTACAAGGTTAAGGATGGATTTCCAGCTTTGGTTAATTTTTTAGATTTGATTAACAAACTATAG
- a CDS encoding sensor domain-containing diguanylate cyclase, whose translation MSMDKFDFDATLLTVNFATRLLAMELDKDTLLDRTLEAFCDLGSCKDAAILGYDRKGDLFIYAASLDLERTFPNEQIPMTKAMEEAAKSRAPVTRPKLEGSKYPLPGDSCAECPETCLCIPLVGSRDLVKGFVTLYRKNDKPWSIAELFQLGIISTVAAISYENSELFRLTIEDSLTGLYMRRYLFIRLDEEVQRIKRRGGDLSVIMVDIDHFKLVNDSYGHATGDEALKQVANILLENSRRGADIVCRYGGEEFAILMPGSKKEDAMIVAERMRIGCAESNILTTNGEIKVTISAGVANSDECDLLAGDTMLRIADKRLYDAKKAGRNQVVCEG comes from the coding sequence ATGAGCATGGACAAATTTGATTTCGATGCAACGCTGTTAACCGTAAATTTCGCCACCAGGCTTCTAGCTATGGAACTGGATAAAGACACCCTGCTAGACCGCACATTAGAAGCATTCTGCGATCTTGGATCGTGCAAAGATGCAGCAATCCTAGGGTATGACAGAAAGGGCGATTTATTCATATATGCTGCGTCTCTAGATCTCGAAAGGACTTTTCCTAACGAGCAAATACCCATGACCAAGGCAATGGAAGAGGCAGCTAAAAGCCGTGCTCCTGTGACCAGACCAAAGCTCGAAGGGTCTAAGTACCCACTTCCCGGAGACAGCTGTGCAGAATGTCCTGAAACCTGTCTATGCATTCCGCTAGTTGGATCGCGTGACCTAGTTAAGGGATTCGTTACGCTTTACCGTAAAAACGACAAACCATGGTCTATTGCCGAGCTATTTCAACTTGGAATAATTTCAACAGTCGCCGCCATTTCATACGAAAACTCAGAACTTTTCAGACTGACAATCGAAGATAGTCTTACAGGGCTATACATGCGCCGCTATCTCTTTATAAGACTTGATGAGGAAGTGCAAAGAATTAAACGCAGGGGCGGAGATCTTTCTGTTATTATGGTAGATATTGATCATTTTAAACTTGTTAACGATTCCTATGGGCACGCCACAGGTGATGAAGCTCTTAAACAAGTCGCAAATATTCTGCTCGAGAACTCAAGACGAGGTGCAGACATAGTCTGCAGATATGGCGGAGAAGAATTCGCAATTCTGATGCCCGGATCGAAAAAAGAAGATGCCATGATCGTGGCCGAACGCATGCGCATAGGTTGCGCTGAGTCTAATATTCTAACGACCAATGGCGAAATTAAAGTCACCATAAGTGCCGGAGTTGCAAACTCGGATGAGTGCGATTTATTGGCAGGTGATACAATGCTTAGAATCGCGGACAAACGGCTCTATGATGCTAAAAAAGCTGGTCGTAACCAAGTTGTTTGCGAAGGATAA